Proteins encoded in a region of the Vicia villosa cultivar HV-30 ecotype Madison, WI linkage group LG5, Vvil1.0, whole genome shotgun sequence genome:
- the LOC131607150 gene encoding expansin-like A2 has product MAFFLYFFVLFLASSASACDRCLHQSKASYFSKASSLSSGACGYGSLALDVSHGQLAAGVSSLFSNGAGCGACFQVRCKNQAICTKEGTKVVLTDLNHNNQTDFVLSSRAFTAMAQKGKSQQILKLGIVDIEYKRVPCDYKKQNLAVRVEESSKIPDYLAIKFLYQGGQTEIVGADVAQVGSSQWNFLSRNHGAVWDTSRVPQGALQLRFVVTAGYDGKWIWAKKVLPADWKNGVIYDTDVQITEIALEGCGTCDDGTW; this is encoded by the exons ATGGCTTTCTTTCTCTACTTCTTCGTTCTCTTTCTcgcttcttctgcttctgcttGCGATCGTTGCTTACACCAATCTAAAGCTTCCTATTTCTCCAAAGCTTCTTCCCTTTCAT cTGGAGCATGTGGTTATGGCTCTTTAGCACTTGACGTTAGTCATGGCCAGCTTGCCGCTGGCGTTTCTTCACTTTTCTCTAATGGAGCTGGTTGCGGTGCTTGTTTTCAG GTAAGATGCAAGAACCAAGCTATATGCACAAAAGAAGGTACAAAAGTGGTATTAACGGATCTAAACCACAACAATCAAACTGATTTTGTTCTAAGCAGTAGAGCTTTCACTGCCATGGCTCAAAAGGGTAAGAGCCAACAAATTTTGAAGCTTGGCATTGTTGACATTGAATATAAGAG AGTACCTTGTGACTATAAAAAACAGAATTTAGCTGTTCGTGTTGAAGAATCAAGCAAAATACCAGATTATTTAGCAATTAAATTTTTGTATCAAGGTGGCCAAACAGAGATAGTAGGTGCTGATGTAGCAcag GTTGGATCTTCTCAGTGGAATTTTTTGAGTAGAAACCATGGTGCAGTATGGGACACAAGTAGGGTTCCACAAGGGGCATTACAATTAAGGTTTGTGGTTACAGCAGGGTATGATGGAAAATGGATTTGGGCAAAGAAGGTTCTACCAGCTGATTGGAAAAATGGGGTGATATATGATACTGATGTTCAGATTACAGAAATTGCACTAGAGGGTTGCGGAACATGTGATGATGGAACATGGTGA